Proteins encoded by one window of Planctomonas sp. JC2975:
- a CDS encoding hydroxyacid dehydrogenase, which yields MTAPTTPEPGKPQALVVMSRDTFEMQFDADRLARLHSLADVPEPVFTDDLDAPALADRLERVEVLLTGWGAPRLDAARLNRMPALRAMLHCAGTIRPQVTEEFWRRGIRASNAADTNAIPVAEFTLAAIIMAGKKAPFIAADPIARRESPAKISGYGELSNLGLTIGVVGFSRVGRRVVELVQQLDDVTVLVSDPYADPLEVRAAGGELVALEELLPLVDVLSLHAPALPSTQHMIGATQLAALRDHATLINTARGSLVDTAALEAECASGRINAMLDVTDPEPLSAESVLFGLPNVMITPHVAGSLGSEVHRLTDAALDELERYVAGVPLLDEITSEELQLSA from the coding sequence ATGACCGCACCGACCACGCCCGAGCCGGGCAAACCACAGGCCCTCGTGGTGATGTCCCGCGACACCTTCGAGATGCAGTTCGACGCCGACCGTCTCGCTCGGCTGCACAGCCTGGCGGACGTGCCGGAGCCGGTGTTCACGGATGACCTTGATGCTCCGGCGCTCGCTGATCGTCTCGAGCGTGTCGAGGTGCTGCTCACCGGCTGGGGCGCCCCCCGCCTCGATGCAGCGCGGTTGAACCGCATGCCCGCGCTCCGCGCCATGCTGCACTGCGCCGGAACCATCCGACCGCAGGTGACAGAGGAGTTCTGGCGCCGTGGTATCCGTGCTTCGAACGCTGCGGACACCAACGCGATCCCCGTTGCCGAGTTCACGCTCGCCGCCATCATCATGGCGGGCAAGAAGGCGCCCTTCATCGCGGCCGACCCGATCGCCCGTCGGGAAAGCCCCGCCAAGATCAGCGGATACGGCGAGCTCTCCAACCTCGGGCTCACGATCGGCGTCGTTGGATTCAGTCGCGTCGGGCGCCGAGTCGTCGAACTCGTGCAGCAGCTCGACGACGTCACCGTGCTCGTGTCGGATCCGTACGCCGATCCGCTCGAGGTGCGCGCAGCAGGCGGCGAACTCGTCGCGCTCGAGGAGCTCCTGCCGCTGGTCGATGTGCTCTCGCTGCACGCGCCGGCGCTGCCGTCGACACAACACATGATCGGCGCAACCCAGCTGGCCGCCTTGCGCGACCACGCAACGCTCATCAACACGGCCCGCGGAAGCCTCGTCGACACGGCCGCCCTCGAGGCGGAATGCGCCAGCGGACGCATCAACGCGATGCTCGACGTGACCGACCCCGAGCCGCTCAGCGCGGAATCCGTGCTCTTCGGCCTGCCCAACGTGATGATCACGCCGCATGTGGCCGGATCCCTCGGCTCAGAAGTGCACCGCCTCACCGATGCCGCGCTCGACGAGCTCGAGCGCTACGTCGCCGGCGTGCCGCTGCTCGACGAGATCACGAGCGAAGAACTGCAGCTGAGCGCCTGA